The Candidatus Obscuribacter sp. DNA segment AGAGCATAGTCCAGCTGCTGCTGTTGTCGAAAGCAAAATTGAAACCAAAGCTGATGCTGCCTTTGACAGACCGGCTCCAGAAGCGCTCTCTGCTCGCGAGCTAGAAGTCCTGACATTGATAGTCAATGGACTGGCTAATCAGGAAATAGCCGACAAGCTATTTATTTCTCTTGCAACCACTAAGACCCATGTACGCAATATCCTCAATAAGCTGGCTGTGGACGACCGCACCCAAGCTGCCGTCCATGCCATGAGACGTGGTCTGGTTTAGCCGCCCTAAAAGTTTGCCGGCTGCACGTCGCGTAGCCATTTAATTGACTGACATTCTCTTTCTAGTGACTCTCTAAAGTCTGGATGAGCTATGTCGATTAAGGCGCGCATACGTTCTTTTAGAGTGCGACCATAGAGCTGGGCGATGCCGTATTCGGTGACTACATAGTGTACGTCTGCCCTTGATGTTACCACCCCGCTGCCTGCTGCTAGATGGGCACAGATGCGTGAGACTTTGCCGTCTTTGGCTGTGGAGGGCAGAGCAATTATTGCTTTGCCTTGTTTGGAGCGTGAAGCTCCTCTGATAAAGTCTACCTGTCCACCAAAGCCGCTATAGAGATAGCTGCCGATTGAGTCTGAGCCAACTTGACCAGTGACATCGACTTGCAGTGCTGAGTTTATTGCTGTCATTTTGTGATTTTGAGCAATGATATAAGGATCATTGATAAAGTCGCTTGTTTGAAACTCCACTGATGGATTGTTGTTGACAAAGTCATAGAGTTTTTTTGTGCCCATGATAAAGCTCACTGCTACTTTACCGGGCAGAATTGTTTTAAGGGCATTGGTGACAGCTCCAGACTCAATTAAGTCGACAATGCCATCAGATAGCATTTCGCTATGCACACCGAGATTGCGCTTGTTGCTTAGATGTTTGAGTACAGCATCTGGAATCGCTCCGATACCGAGTTGTAGTGTGGCGCCATCATCCACCAAGCCAGCCACGTGTTTGCCGATTGATTCTTCTACATCGGTAGGCTTCTGTGGTACCAGTTGCGGTAGTGGCCTATTGGTCTCGACTATATAGTCGAGCTTGCTGACGTGGACAAATGAGCGTCCAAATGTGCGAGGCATTTGTTGATTGACTTCGGCAATGACAGTGCGGGCGTGTTTGCGCGCAGCGATTGTGCAGTCCACCGATACACCATAGCTGCAATAGCCATGCTCATCAGGGGGTGATACCTGGAGCATGCATACATCGATAGGCTGGGCTCCGCTCGTAAAGAGATTGGGGATTTCACTCAAAAAGACCGGCATATAGTCAGCACGACCTTCATTTACTGCCTCGCGCACATTGGCGCCGATAAAAAGCGCTTTTACTCTAAATGAGTCGGCGTATTCTTTTTTGATGTAGGCTGCTTTGCTCAGTGTGAGGATATGCAAGATTGTCACATCCTTTAAATCCGGTGAGCGCTCTACCATGGCGTCGATGAGGCATTCTGGTGCGGCAGCATGGGAGTGGATATAGACTGTGTCACCAGAGGTGATGGCACTGGCCGCCTTTTGTGCTGATACCAGTCTTGCTTTGTATAGTTCTTGCCAGCCTCTTTCCACCGTCATCGTATTAGTCTCCCCAACATTCAAGATATTCACCTATTTAAATTTTACTTGTACCATGTGGGTAGCGCATGTATTACATGGGTCATAAGCGCGTACCAGTGTCTCGAGATTGCTAGTCAGTTCATTCTCGCTTACTTTGCCCATTT contains these protein-coding regions:
- a CDS encoding acetyl-CoA hydrolase/transferase family protein is translated as MTVERGWQELYKARLVSAQKAASAITSGDTVYIHSHAAAPECLIDAMVERSPDLKDVTILHILTLSKAAYIKKEYADSFRVKALFIGANVREAVNEGRADYMPVFLSEIPNLFTSGAQPIDVCMLQVSPPDEHGYCSYGVSVDCTIAARKHARTVIAEVNQQMPRTFGRSFVHVSKLDYIVETNRPLPQLVPQKPTDVEESIGKHVAGLVDDGATLQLGIGAIPDAVLKHLSNKRNLGVHSEMLSDGIVDLIESGAVTNALKTILPGKVAVSFIMGTKKLYDFVNNNPSVEFQTSDFINDPYIIAQNHKMTAINSALQVDVTGQVGSDSIGSYLYSGFGGQVDFIRGASRSKQGKAIIALPSTAKDGKVSRICAHLAAGSGVVTSRADVHYVVTEYGIAQLYGRTLKERMRALIDIAHPDFRESLERECQSIKWLRDVQPANF